A stretch of the Thermodesulfobacteriota bacterium genome encodes the following:
- a CDS encoding response regulator — protein sequence MDEFSVLLVDDEREFLETLMKRLKKRNLKVTGVGSGEDALKVLKETPPDVVVLDVRMDGMDGIQTLREIKKVRPLVEVIMLTGHANMEVAVEGMEVGAFDYLMKPMDIDELLYKLEDAYKRKTIQEQKIKHLEEEKKLEGV from the coding sequence TTGGATGAATTCAGCGTCCTTCTGGTAGATGACGAAAGAGAATTTTTAGAGACTTTAATGAAAAGGCTGAAAAAGCGAAATTTAAAGGTAACAGGTGTGGGCAGCGGTGAAGATGCCCTCAAGGTCCTGAAGGAGACGCCACCAGATGTGGTGGTACTGGATGTAAGAATGGATGGTATGGATGGCATACAGACGTTGCGGGAAATCAAAAAGGTGAGACCCCTCGTGGAGGTGATTATGCTTACAGGACATGCAAATATGGAAGTCGCCGTTGAGGGAATGGAGGTAGGGGCATTTGATTATCTGATGAAACCAATGGATATTGATGAATTGTTATATAAACTCGAAGATGCCTATAAGAGAAAAACGATTCAGGAGCAAAAGATAAAACACCTGGAAGAGGAAAAAAAATTGGAAGGGGTTTGA
- a CDS encoding response regulator, with protein MKTGINQTESINLLLVDDEEGYVSVLSKRLSRRNIHATVALSGTEAIQALRKQDFDVAVLDLKMEDMDGIEVLKIFKKVYPHMEVIMLTGHGSEQAARDGLSLGAFAYLTKPCDLDDLLNKIRQAARRKGGGTVG; from the coding sequence ATGAAAACAGGGATAAATCAAACAGAGAGTATTAATCTGCTTTTAGTGGACGATGAAGAGGGCTACGTTAGTGTTTTGTCCAAAAGACTGTCAAGGAGAAATATTCATGCAACTGTTGCTCTCAGCGGTACGGAAGCCATTCAGGCTCTCAGGAAACAGGATTTCGATGTAGCCGTTTTAGATCTGAAGATGGAGGATATGGATGGTATTGAGGTTTTAAAGATCTTCAAAAAAGTATATCCTCATATGGAGGTTATCATGCTTACGGGCCACGGTTCCGAGCAGGCTGCCAGGGATGGTTTGTCCCTCGGGGCATTTGCCTATCTTACCAAACCCTGCGACCTGGATGATCTTCTTAATAAGATCAGGCAGGCAGCTAGAAGAAAAGGAGGTGGCACGGTTGGATGA
- a CDS encoding response regulator, producing MIMTNIMLVDDEEPFVETMIKRLTKKGFTVIGAFSGYEALKTLASNRTIDIVILDVKMPGMDGIETLKEIKSKFPLVEVIMLTGHATVESAIEGMKLGAFDYLMKPSDMEQLLAKIEQAKDKKYKHEEKIREARIKELSYRFQ from the coding sequence ATGATAATGACAAATATAATGCTGGTTGACGATGAGGAGCCGTTTGTGGAAACCATGATCAAACGCCTGACTAAAAAGGGTTTCACGGTTATTGGTGCATTCAGCGGGTATGAGGCGCTTAAAACGCTCGCATCTAACAGGACGATAGATATTGTTATCCTGGATGTCAAGATGCCGGGCATGGATGGTATAGAGACTCTTAAGGAGATCAAAAGCAAATTCCCTCTGGTAGAGGTTATAATGCTTACAGGTCACGCTACTGTGGAGTCAGCCATCGAAGGAATGAAGCTTGGGGCATTTGATTACCTGATGAAGCCTTCTGACATGGAACAACTTTTAGCCAAGATTGAACAGGCAAAGGATAAGAAGTATAAGCATGAAGAGAAGATCAGAGAGGCGAGGATAAAAGAACTCTCTTATAGATTTCAATAA
- a CDS encoding ATP-binding protein, with product MKAESDKNHQYYRILTRMIVVLMISISIIPLISIGGITIYYYSQSLKNNAIVYLETIVNKHKIHIDTFLEEKLADIQTLVDSTTVEQLLNGSFLRERLEILQNRYGDFVDLGVIDNRGYQRAYAGPFQLEYARYSDADWFKKAMTRDYFISDVFLGIRGLPHFIIAIKTKDNEGRIWIIRTTIDIEKFTSRVENIKIGKTGHAFILNLSGEFQTNPKFKDREDIHFVYSILKKTFPGASGVSVVETEKEKRKKVIYAISFLKNREWMLVCKQDSADAFSSLYHVRKLVIYISFVSFFSVLLISFLLTKKIVGRIERADMEKVKMREQVVEAGKLASIGELAAGIAHEVNNPVAIMVEEAGWMEDLLEEGELQSSDTLYEFRRALKQIRAQGIRCKQITHKLLSFARKTDSKLYNLNLNELIEEVVGLSQRTARYRSIKIETKLSPDIPPITASPSEVQQVLLNLINNAIDAIGKDGGVVSIMTHVDDGFVVIDVSDTGRGIPQADIQRIFDPFFTTKPVGKGTGLGLSICYGIIDRMGGRISVNSAPGKGTTFHVRLPIGTERKEV from the coding sequence ATGAAAGCTGAATCCGACAAAAATCATCAATATTACCGTATCCTCACGAGAATGATTGTAGTGTTAATGATCAGTATCTCCATTATACCTCTCATCTCCATCGGGGGGATAACTATTTACTACTACAGTCAATCCTTAAAGAATAATGCCATAGTATACCTGGAAACCATCGTTAACAAGCATAAAATCCATATAGATACATTTCTGGAGGAAAAGCTGGCTGACATCCAGACACTTGTAGACTCAACTACTGTGGAGCAGCTCCTTAATGGTTCATTTTTAAGAGAAAGGCTTGAAATACTGCAAAATAGGTATGGGGATTTTGTTGACCTTGGGGTTATAGACAACAGGGGATACCAGCGTGCCTATGCCGGACCCTTTCAACTTGAATATGCAAGATATTCTGATGCGGATTGGTTCAAGAAGGCTATGACCAGGGATTACTTTATCAGCGATGTCTTCCTTGGCATTAGAGGGTTGCCCCACTTCATTATAGCGATAAAAACGAAGGATAATGAGGGGAGAATCTGGATTATAAGGACTACTATAGATATAGAAAAATTCACTTCACGGGTTGAAAACATTAAAATAGGCAAGACCGGCCATGCCTTTATTTTGAATCTCAGCGGAGAGTTTCAAACGAATCCAAAATTTAAGGATAGGGAAGACATTCATTTTGTATATTCTATCCTTAAGAAAACATTCCCTGGAGCTAGTGGTGTTTCAGTCGTTGAAACCGAAAAGGAAAAGAGAAAGAAGGTAATCTACGCTATTTCATTTCTCAAGAATAGAGAATGGATGCTGGTCTGTAAACAGGACTCGGCAGACGCCTTTTCATCCCTCTACCACGTGAGGAAATTGGTTATATATATCTCTTTTGTAAGCTTCTTTTCAGTCCTGTTGATAAGCTTTCTCCTTACAAAAAAAATAGTGGGACGTATAGAAAGGGCTGACATGGAAAAGGTAAAGATGCGTGAACAGGTCGTAGAGGCAGGTAAACTCGCATCAATAGGGGAGCTAGCAGCAGGCATCGCTCATGAGGTGAACAATCCCGTGGCTATCATGGTGGAAGAAGCGGGGTGGATGGAGGATTTGTTGGAAGAGGGAGAACTCCAAAGCAGCGATACACTTTATGAGTTCAGGCGTGCCTTAAAACAGATAAGGGCACAGGGAATCCGCTGCAAGCAGATTACACATAAATTGCTGAGTTTTGCACGTAAAACCGATTCAAAGCTTTATAACTTAAATTTGAATGAGTTGATTGAAGAAGTAGTAGGACTTTCCCAAAGGACAGCAAGGTATAGAAGTATAAAGATAGAAACTAAACTCAGTCCGGATATTCCCCCAATTACTGCATCACCATCAGAGGTTCAGCAGGTTCTTCTCAATCTGATAAACAACGCTATCGATGCTATCGGTAAAGATGGGGGGGTAGTTAGTATAATGACCCACGTGGATGATGGTTTTGTGGTTATTGATGTGTCTGATACTGGGCGTGGTATCCCTCAAGCTGATATTCAGAGGATTTTTGACCCGTTTTTTACTACAAAGCCGGTGGGTAAAGGTACAGGGCTTGGATTATCCATCTGTTATGGGATTATCGATAGAATGGGTGGGAGGATCAGTGTCAATAGCGCCCCAGGAAAGGGTACAACCTTTCACGTACGGCTTCCCATCGGGACAGAGAGAAAAGAGGTTTGA
- a CDS encoding response regulator, whose amino-acid sequence MKTMLLLVDDEESFVDILAERLRNRDFDVNTALNGEDALQKINEYNVDVAIVDVMMPGLSGIETLREIKRLKPLVEVLMLTGHATVETAIEGMKLGAYDYLMKPCDMDQLLAKIGEAKDKKNKHEEKIREAKIKELSSRFV is encoded by the coding sequence ATGAAAACAATGCTGTTATTAGTGGACGATGAGGAGAGTTTTGTAGATATACTGGCAGAACGATTGAGGAATCGGGATTTTGATGTCAATACTGCCCTGAATGGGGAAGATGCCCTTCAAAAGATCAACGAATACAATGTTGATGTCGCTATCGTCGATGTTATGATGCCTGGTCTCAGTGGTATTGAAACCCTTAGAGAGATAAAGAGACTGAAACCACTTGTAGAGGTGCTAATGCTCACCGGTCATGCAACAGTAGAGACTGCCATAGAGGGTATGAAGCTTGGTGCATACGATTACCTGATGAAACCATGCGATATGGATCAACTCCTGGCAAAGATCGGAGAGGCAAAGGATAAAAAGAATAAGCACGAAGAAAAGATCAGGGAAGCAAAGATAAAAGAACTCTCTTCAAGGTTTGTTTAA